A region from the Oryzias latipes chromosome 20, ASM223467v1 genome encodes:
- the scrib gene encoding protein scribble homolog isoform X9 produces the protein MLKCIPLWRCNRHVESIDKRHCNLQTVPDEIFRYSRSLEELQLDFNQLKDLPKPFFRLLNLRRLGLSDNLLQKLPPDVSNFMQLVELDISRNEISEIPESIKFCRALEIADFSGNHLSRLPDGFTQLRALAHLTLNDVSLQTLPSDIGNLANLVTLELRENLLKSLPTSLSFLVKLEQLDLGNNELEVLPDTLGALPNLRELWLDRNQLSSLPPELGNLRRLVCLDVSENRLEELPSEVSGLLALTDLLLTQNMLEALPDSIGSLKQLSILKVDQNRLTHLTDSVGECENLTELVLTENFLQSLPSSLGKLKKLTNLNVDRNRLGSVPAELGGCASLNVLSLRDNRLDRLPAELADATELHVLDVAGNRLQNLPFALTNLNLKAMWLAENQSQPMLKFQTEDDERTGEKVLTCYLLPQQPSSSLENLQQNSVDDSWTDSNLNRVSVIQFQEETKAEEEEDEEAAAERRVSRSDISSGLLRRATPHPSQLKVMKKGMEDRRNEAYTPKTDEEESLDPQEKRLSDLSNQSHDSHSTLSATSHEDRRNAAPQRGDVVDGHAAQEDEEELDEMEVEYIEPTVHFAEEPIIRGGEEDDEDEGENGERSDEEDERPVYVAEKQRLIRKDTPHYKKHFKITKLPKPEAVAALLQGFNPDSLHPPPQPALEDEEDEDEEEEEESFGTPQPRRRAEDMEDSRHHINSSQVKGVSFDQVNNLLIEPARIEEEEHTLTIVRQTGGLGISIAGGKGSTPYKGDDEGIFISRVSEEGPAARAGVKVGDKLLEVNGVDLHEAEHHTAVEALRSSGATVSMTVLRERMVEPENAITTTPLRPEDDYFPRERRSSGLGFSVDASPPGQRQCFSTCLIRNDKGLGFSIAGGKGSTPYRTGDMGIYISRIAEGGAAHRDSTLRVGDRVISINGVDMTEARHDQAVALLTGTSPTITLLVERDPNAPAGSPGQNRARSHSPPPPEPSDSPDQEEDGFQGNHSGRMEDEYPIEEVTLVKSGGPLGLSIVGGSDHASHPFGINEPGVFISKVIPHGLACQSGLRVGDRILEVNSTDLRHATHQEAVRALLANKQEIRMLVRRDPSPPGMEEIFIQKQPGEKLGISIRGGAKGHAGNPFDPTDEGIFISKVSSTGAAARDGRLQVGMRILEVNNHSLLGMTHTEAVRVLRAVGDSLVVLVCDGFDPRKVAAVEASPGIIANPFATGIVRKNSIESISSIDRELSPEEMDILQKESEMVRETSQWEREEMEKVERMRLEREEATRLLEEETENISSGPLKLDYKTLAALPTTSLQKVNRFSHSVMEAPLQAESRVPLNPPSCGLRPGSSYPHGPQVATSDSGSSTSAFDSTVCLDQEEEEEEEECLVDSQPMCFKENPFLVANRRGKALPPGEQILSGPPVGYGRQGQLQPWLFNKAPSSDYTRTDSPVREAPYSPSFQPPSHHSSSSSLCAGRETRFANINFSPNAKDSPPSSTRPGAIQPVGRVRPGASPSTPDGHSPNPFQHDPSPFNSQTSPRAPSPTSPDEFPMNVKQAYKAFAAVPRSLAVLEPPQDPNGVRNNLHPKQPSPEPHNEVFDDDLDGQGGSPPRPSLSSEEYLNLAAVPRLSRLTQNRQSPSPGNKNSPEQRSFRDRQKYFEIDVNQQTPDKPKPRVSLVGEDDLKKMREEEERRFEQRAREYLMDDEDEDDEEEDLAKQVAQMKATGKVLLDGVEYKVEPVSSPPQHASPAPNYSFTPPSHLSGSGFSSFDAKAEPERNSPVDGFRLEQRPNSMAGLIPVYPGESAAPVRTAKAERRHNERLRMQSPELAVAPDKDLSPAEKRALEAEKRAMWRAARPLEEDVRQYEQDLAKRLYQARVRAAQGATPQPPTSSSEAPPQLRMKSLEQDALKAQMVIAKSRDSKKRGALDQLTESPSPAPTPSPTPMEDLKPRGFTSPGRLSAPIKKFDYRQFAAIPSSKPVYDIQSPEMTENIQYIDSSSSPGDQD, from the exons ACTGCCGGATGGTTTCACTCAGCTGCGAGCTCTGGCTCACTTGACGCTCAACGATGTGTCTTTACAGACGTTGCCCAGCGATATTGGGAA TCTGGCCAATCTGGTGACGCTGGAGCTCAGGGAGAACCTTCTGAAGTCTCTACCCAC ATCTCTCTCATTTCTTGTGAAACTGGAACAGCTGGACCTCGGCAACAATGAACTGGAAGTTTTG CCCGACACCCTTGGCGCTCTCCCCAACCTGCGGGAGCTGTGGTTAGATCGAAATCAGTTgtcctccttgcctcca GAGCTGGGAAACCTCCGGCGGCTCGTGTGTCTGGATGTGTCGGAGAATCGTCTGGAGGAGCTTCCCTCAGAAGTCAGTGGCCTCCTGGCTCTGACCGACCTGCTGCTCACACAGAACATGCTGGAAGCCCTCCCCGACAGCATAG GTTCTCTGAAACAGCTTTCTATCCTCAAAGTGGACCAGAACAGGCTGACCCACCTGACCGACTCGGTCGGAGAGTGCGAAAACCTCACAGAACTCGTTCTCACCGAGAACTTTTTACAG TCTCTTCCGAGCTCTCTGGGAAAGCTGAAGAAGCTGACCAATCTGAATGTAGACCGAAACCGGCTGGGCAGTGTGCCTGCCGAGCTGGGCGGCTGTGCCAGCCTCAACGTGCTCTCTTTGAGGGACAACCGCCTGGACAGACTGCCTGCCGAGCTTGCAGATGCCACTGAGCTGCACGTGCTGGATGTGGCTGGAAACAG GTTGCAAAATTTGCCTTTTGCTCTGACAAACCTCAATCTGAAGGCCATGTGGCTCGCAGAGAACCAGTCCCAGCCCATGCTCAAGTTCCAGACGGAGGACGACGAGCGGACCGGAGAGAAGGTGCTGACCTGCTATTTATTGCCCCAGCAGCCATCATCCAGCCTTG AGAACCTGCAGCAGAACAGCGTGGATGACAGTTGGACAGACAGCAACCTGAACCGGGTGTCAGTCATTCAGTTCCAGGAAGAGACCAaggctgaggaagaggaggacgaggaggctGCAGCAGAGCGCAGAGTCAGCAGATCTGACATCTCTTCT GGCCTTCTGCGCAGAGCAACGCCGCACCCGAGTCAGCTGAAGGTGATGAAGAAGGGTATGGAGGACAGGAGGAACGAAGCCTACACACCTAAAACTGATGAAGAGGAATCGCTCGACCCTCAG GAGAAACGCCTCAGTGACCTTTCCAACCAGAGCCACGACTCTCACAGCACGCTGTCGGCCACCTCCCACGAGGACAGACGCAATGCCGCACCGCAGAGGGGCGACGTGGTGGATGGACACGCCGCTCAGGAGGACGAGGAAGAGCTGGATGAGATGGAGGTGGAGTACATCGAG CCAACTGTGCACTTTGCAGAAGAGCCCATCATCCGAGGTGGGGAGGAGGACGACGAAGACGAAGGAGAGAACGGCGAGAGGAGTGACGAAGAAGACGAGCGGCCGGTGTACGTCGCGGAGAAGCAGCGGCTGATCAGAAAGGACACGCCACACTACAAGAAGCACTTCAAAATCACCAAGCTGCCCAAACCCGAGGCTGtggctgcactgctgcagggGTTCAACCCCGACAGcctccaccccccaccacagCCAGCcctggaggatgaagaggacgaggatgaggaggaggaggaggagagcttCGGCACTCCTCAGCCTCGGCGGAGAGCggaggacatggaggacagCCGACATCACATCAACTCTAGTCAAGTGAAG GGGGTGTCATTTGATCAAGTCAATAATCTGCTGATTGAACCTGCTCGAATTGAGGAGGAAGAG CACACTCTGACCATCGTGCGGCAGACGGGCGGCCTCGGCATCAGCATCGCTGGAGGAAAAGGATCCACGCCTTACAAAGGAGATGATGAG GGAATCTTCATCTCCAGAGTGTCTGAGGAGGGTCCTGCGGCGAGGGCGGGGGTGAAAGTGGGAGACAAACTCCTGGAG GTAAACGGCGTAGACCTGCATGAAGCAGAGCACCACACTGCCGTGGAGGCTCTGCGGAGCTCCGGCGCCACCGTCTCCATGACAGTCCTGCGGGAGCGGATGGTGGAACCGGAGAACGCCATCACCACCACGCCGCTGAGACCCGAGGATGACTACTTCCCACGGGAGAGACGGAGCAGCGGGCTGGGCTTCAGCGTGGACGCCAGTCCACCTGGACAGCGGCAGTGCTTCTCCACCTGTCTGATCCGCAACGACAAGGGTCTGGGGTTCAGCATCGCCGGGGGGAAGGGCTCCACGCCATACCGCACGGGAGACATG GGAATCTACATCTCCCGGATAGCCGAGGGTGGAGCGGCACACAGGGACAGCACACTGCGAGTGGGCGACAGGGTGATCTCC ATCAATGGTGTAGACATGACAGAGGCCAGGCATGACCAGGCAGTAGCTCTGCTTACCGGCACCTCCCCCACCATTACACTACTGGTGGAGCGAGACCCGAATGCACCAGCGGGCTCTCCAGGTCAGAATCGGGCGCGCTCCCACTCACCTCCGCCTCCAGAGCCGTCAGATTCTCCGGACCAGGAGGAAGACGGCTTCCAGGGGAACCATTCGGGCCGGATGGAGGACGAGTACCCCATCGAG gaagtgaccctGGTGAAGTCGGGAGGCCCTCTGGGCCTGAGCATCGTCGGCGGCAGCGATCACGCCAGCCATCCTTTCGGCATAAACGAGCCCGGGGTCTTCATCTCAAAG GTCATTCCTCACGGTCTGGCGTGTCAGAGCGGACTGCGCGTTGGCGACAGGATATTGGAGGTGAACTCCACCGACCTGCGGCACGCCACACACCAGGAGGCCGTGCGCGCCCTGCTGGCCAACAAGCAGGAGATTCGGATGCTGGTGCGGAGGGACCCCTCGCCCCCTGGGATGGAGGAAATCTTCATCCAGAAGCAGCCAGGAGAGAAGCTCGGCATCAGCATTCGGGGGGGAGCCAAGGGGCACGCCGGAAACCCCTTCGACCCCACAGATGAGGGCATCTTTATTTCCAAG GTCAGCTCGACAGGAGCTGCAGCCAGAGACGGAAGACTGCAGGTCGGGATGCGGATCCTGGAGGTGAACAACCACAGCCTCCTGGGAATGACCCACACGGAGGCGGTGCGGGTCCTCCGGGCGGTCGGGGACTCTTTGGTTGTGCTGGTGTGTGACGGCTTCGACCCACGCAAGGTGGCTGCTGTGGAG GCGTCTCCTGGGATCATCGCAAACCCGTTTGCCACAGGAATCGTACGCAAGAACAGCATCGAGAGCATCTCCTCCATCGACCGGGAGCTGAGCCCAGAGGAGATGGACATTTTACAGAAG GAATCTGAGATGGTGAGAGAGACGTCACAGTGGGAGCGAGAAGAGATGGAGAAAGTG GAGCGAATGCGCTTGGAGCGCGAGGAGGCGACACGCCTGCTCGAGGAGGAGACGGAG AATATCAGCAGCGGACCTTTGAAGCTGGACTACAAAACGCTGGCTGCCCTGCCCACCACCAGCCTGCAGAAAGTCAACAGG TTCTCTCATTCTGTCATGGAGGCGCCGCTGCAGGCTGAGAGCAGAGTCCCCTTAAACCCCCCGAGCTGTGGCCTGCGGCCCGGCAGCAGTTATCCCCATGGACCCCAGGTAGCTACCAGTGACAGCGGCAGCTCCACGTCAGCTTTTGATTCAACAGTCTGTCTGgaccaggaggaggaagaggaggaggaggaatgcTTGGTGGACTCGCAGCCCATGTGCTTCAAAGAAAACCCCTTCTTAGTGGCTAATCGCAGGGGAAAGGCTCTTCCTCCCGGAGAGCAGATCCTGTCGGGGCCTCCTGTGGGCTACGGCCGGCAGGGCCAGCTGCAGCCCTGGCTGTTCAACAAG gCGCCCTCCTCCGATTACACCCGAACGGACAGCCCCGTCAGGGAGGCGCCGTACTCGCCCAGCTTCCAGCCG CCCAGCCACCACTCCTCCAGCAGCTCCCTGTGTGCAGGCAGGGAGACCCGCTTT GCAAACATTAATTTCTCCCCCAACGCCAAGGACAGCCCCCCGTCATCA ACTCGACCCGGCGCCATCCAGCCAGTGGGGCGCGTGCGGCCAGGCGCCTCCCCGTCCACGCCAGACGGACACAGCCCGAACCCATTCCAGcatgacccctcccccttcaactCCCAGACCTCT CCTCGCGCCCCCTCCCCCACTTCGCCCGATGAGTTTCCAATGAATGTCAAGCAGGCATACAAGGCGTTTGCCGCCGTGCCGCGCTCGCTGGCAGTGCTGGAGCCGCCGCAG GACCCGAACGGCGTGAGGAACAACCTCCACCCGAAGCAGCCCTCTCCAGAG CCCCACAACGAGGTGTTTGATGACGACTTGGATGGTCAGGGGGGCAGCCCCCCCCGGCCCTCCCTGTCTTCTGAGGAGTATTTGAACCTGGCAGCGGTGCCCCGCCTCTCCAGGCTGACCCAGAACCGGCAG AGTCCTTCGCCCGGCAACAAAAACAGCCCAGAGCAGCGCTCTTTCCGGGACAGGCAGAAATACTTTGAGATCGACGTGAATCAGCAGACTCCCGACAAACCCAAACCCAGAGTTTCCCTCGTCGGAGAGGACGACCTCAAGAAAATGAGAGAAGAAGAAG AGAGAAGATTTGAGCAGAGAGCAAGAGAATACCTGATGGACGACGAGGACGAAgacgatgaggaggaggacCTGGCCAAGCAGGTGGCGCAGATGAAAGCCACGGGGAAGGTGTTACTGGATGGAGTGGAATACAAGGTCGAGCCCGTTTCCTCGCCACCTCAGCACGCCTCCCCGGCACCAAACTACAGCTTTACCCCGCCAAGCCACCTCAGCGGCTCAGG GTTTTCCTCGTTCGACGCTAAGGCAGAGCCGGAGAGGAACTCGCCGGTGGACGGCTTCAGGCTGGAACAGAGGCCCAACTCTATGGCGGG TCTCATCCCAGTTTACCCCGGAGAGTCGGCGGCTCCCGTCCGCACGGCAAAGGCAGAACGGCGGCACAACGAGAGGCTCCGCATGCAGAGCCCCGAGCTGGCCGTGGCCCCCGACAAGGACCTGTCCCCCGCAGAGAAACGGGCTCTGGAGGCGGAGAAGAGGGCCATGTGGCGGGCGGCacg GCCCCTAGAGGAGGATGTTAGACAGTATGAGCAGGACCTGGCTAAAAGGCTCTATCAGGCCCGAGTGAGAGCCGCCCAGGGCGCGACCCCTCAGCCCCCCACTTCCTCCTCTGAAGCTCCTCCCCAGCTCAG AATGAAGTCTTTGGAGCAGGACGCGCTGAAGGCTCAGATGGTCATCGCCAAGTCGAGGGACAGCAAGAAGCGGGGGGCGCTAGACCAGCTGACCGAGTCCCCCTCCCCTGCCCCGACGCCCTCCCCCACACCTATGGAAG ATCTCAAACCTCGAGGGTTCACCTCACCGGGCAGACTG TCCGCGCCAATCAAGAAGTTTGACTACCGACAGTTTGCCGCCATTCCTTCTTCCAAACCCGTTTACGACATCCAG
- the scrib gene encoding protein scribble homolog isoform X12, translated as MLKCIPLWRCNRHVESIDKRHCNLQTVPDEIFRYSRSLEELQLDFNQLKDLPKPFFRLLNLRRLGLSDNLLQKLPPDVSNFMQLVELDISRNEISEIPESIKFCRALEIADFSGNHLSRLPDGFTQLRALAHLTLNDVSLQTLPSDIGNLANLVTLELRENLLKSLPTSLSFLVKLEQLDLGNNELEVLPDTLGALPNLRELWLDRNQLSSLPPELGNLRRLVCLDVSENRLEELPSEVSGLLALTDLLLTQNMLEALPDSIGSLKQLSILKVDQNRLTHLTDSVGECENLTELVLTENFLQSLPSSLGKLKKLTNLNVDRNRLGSVPAELGGCASLNVLSLRDNRLDRLPAELADATELHVLDVAGNRLQNLPFALTNLNLKAMWLAENQSQPMLKFQTEDDERTGEKVLTCYLLPQQPSSSLENLQQNSVDDSWTDSNLNRVSVIQFQEETKAEEEEDEEAAAERRVSRSDISSGLLRRATPHPSQLKVMKKGMEDRRNEAYTPKTDEEESLDPQEKRLSDLSNQSHDSHSTLSATSHEDRRNAAPQRGDVVDGHAAQEDEEELDEMEVEYIEPTVHFAEEPIIRGGEEDDEDEGENGERSDEEDERPVYVAEKQRLIRKDTPHYKKHFKITKLPKPEAVAALLQGFNPDSLHPPPQPALEDEEDEDEEEEEESFGTPQPRRRAEDMEDSRHHINSSQVKGVSFDQVNNLLIEPARIEEEEHTLTIVRQTGGLGISIAGGKGSTPYKGDDEGIFISRVSEEGPAARAGVKVGDKLLEVNGVDLHEAEHHTAVEALRSSGATVSMTVLRERMVEPENAITTTPLRPEDDYFPRERRSSGLGFSVDASPPGQRQCFSTCLIRNDKGLGFSIAGGKGSTPYRTGDMGIYISRIAEGGAAHRDSTLRVGDRVISINGVDMTEARHDQAVALLTGTSPTITLLVERDPNAPAGSPGQNRARSHSPPPPEPSDSPDQEEDGFQGNHSGRMEDEYPIEEVTLVKSGGPLGLSIVGGSDHASHPFGINEPGVFISKVIPHGLACQSGLRVGDRILEVNSTDLRHATHQEAVRALLANKQEIRMLVRRDPSPPGMEEIFIQKQPGEKLGISIRGGAKGHAGNPFDPTDEGIFISKVSSTGAAARDGRLQVGMRILEVNNHSLLGMTHTEAVRVLRAVGDSLVVLVCDGFDPRKVAAVEASPGIIANPFATGIVRKNSIESISSIDRELSPEEMDILQKESEMVRETSQWEREEMEKVERMRLEREEATRLLEEETENISSGPLKLDYKTLAALPTTSLQKVNRFSHSVMEAPLQAESRVPLNPPSCGLRPGSSYPHGPQVATSDSGSSTSAFDSTVCLDQEEEEEEEECLVDSQPMCFKENPFLVANRRGKALPPGEQILSGPPVGYGRQGQLQPWLFNKAPSSDYTRTDSPVREAPYSPSFQPPSHHSSSSSLCAGRETRFANINFSPNAKDSPPSSTRPGAIQPVGRVRPGASPSTPDGHSPNPFQHDPSPFNSQTSPRAPSPTSPDEFPMNVKQAYKAFAAVPRSLAVLEPPQDPNGVRNNLHPKQPSPEPHNEVFDDDLDGQGGSPPRPSLSSEEYLNLAAVPRLSRLTQNRQSPSPGNKNSPEQRSFRDRQKYFEIDVNQQTPDKPKPRVSLVGEDDLKKMREEEERRFEQRAREYLMDDEDEDDEEEDLAKQVAQMKATGKVLLDGVEYKVEPVSSPPQHASPAPNYSFTPPSHLSGSGFSSFDAKAEPERNSPVDGFRLEQRPNSMAGLIPVYPGESAAPVRTAKAERRHNERLRMQSPELAVAPDKDLSPAEKRALEAEKRAMWRAARPLEEDVRQYEQDLAKRLYQARVRAAQGATPQPPTSSSEAPPQLRMKSLEQDALKAQMVIAKSRDSKKRGALDQLTESPSPAPTPSPTPMEDLKPRGFTSPGRLSPEMTENIQYIDSSSSPGDQD; from the exons ACTGCCGGATGGTTTCACTCAGCTGCGAGCTCTGGCTCACTTGACGCTCAACGATGTGTCTTTACAGACGTTGCCCAGCGATATTGGGAA TCTGGCCAATCTGGTGACGCTGGAGCTCAGGGAGAACCTTCTGAAGTCTCTACCCAC ATCTCTCTCATTTCTTGTGAAACTGGAACAGCTGGACCTCGGCAACAATGAACTGGAAGTTTTG CCCGACACCCTTGGCGCTCTCCCCAACCTGCGGGAGCTGTGGTTAGATCGAAATCAGTTgtcctccttgcctcca GAGCTGGGAAACCTCCGGCGGCTCGTGTGTCTGGATGTGTCGGAGAATCGTCTGGAGGAGCTTCCCTCAGAAGTCAGTGGCCTCCTGGCTCTGACCGACCTGCTGCTCACACAGAACATGCTGGAAGCCCTCCCCGACAGCATAG GTTCTCTGAAACAGCTTTCTATCCTCAAAGTGGACCAGAACAGGCTGACCCACCTGACCGACTCGGTCGGAGAGTGCGAAAACCTCACAGAACTCGTTCTCACCGAGAACTTTTTACAG TCTCTTCCGAGCTCTCTGGGAAAGCTGAAGAAGCTGACCAATCTGAATGTAGACCGAAACCGGCTGGGCAGTGTGCCTGCCGAGCTGGGCGGCTGTGCCAGCCTCAACGTGCTCTCTTTGAGGGACAACCGCCTGGACAGACTGCCTGCCGAGCTTGCAGATGCCACTGAGCTGCACGTGCTGGATGTGGCTGGAAACAG GTTGCAAAATTTGCCTTTTGCTCTGACAAACCTCAATCTGAAGGCCATGTGGCTCGCAGAGAACCAGTCCCAGCCCATGCTCAAGTTCCAGACGGAGGACGACGAGCGGACCGGAGAGAAGGTGCTGACCTGCTATTTATTGCCCCAGCAGCCATCATCCAGCCTTG AGAACCTGCAGCAGAACAGCGTGGATGACAGTTGGACAGACAGCAACCTGAACCGGGTGTCAGTCATTCAGTTCCAGGAAGAGACCAaggctgaggaagaggaggacgaggaggctGCAGCAGAGCGCAGAGTCAGCAGATCTGACATCTCTTCT GGCCTTCTGCGCAGAGCAACGCCGCACCCGAGTCAGCTGAAGGTGATGAAGAAGGGTATGGAGGACAGGAGGAACGAAGCCTACACACCTAAAACTGATGAAGAGGAATCGCTCGACCCTCAG GAGAAACGCCTCAGTGACCTTTCCAACCAGAGCCACGACTCTCACAGCACGCTGTCGGCCACCTCCCACGAGGACAGACGCAATGCCGCACCGCAGAGGGGCGACGTGGTGGATGGACACGCCGCTCAGGAGGACGAGGAAGAGCTGGATGAGATGGAGGTGGAGTACATCGAG CCAACTGTGCACTTTGCAGAAGAGCCCATCATCCGAGGTGGGGAGGAGGACGACGAAGACGAAGGAGAGAACGGCGAGAGGAGTGACGAAGAAGACGAGCGGCCGGTGTACGTCGCGGAGAAGCAGCGGCTGATCAGAAAGGACACGCCACACTACAAGAAGCACTTCAAAATCACCAAGCTGCCCAAACCCGAGGCTGtggctgcactgctgcagggGTTCAACCCCGACAGcctccaccccccaccacagCCAGCcctggaggatgaagaggacgaggatgaggaggaggaggaggagagcttCGGCACTCCTCAGCCTCGGCGGAGAGCggaggacatggaggacagCCGACATCACATCAACTCTAGTCAAGTGAAG GGGGTGTCATTTGATCAAGTCAATAATCTGCTGATTGAACCTGCTCGAATTGAGGAGGAAGAG CACACTCTGACCATCGTGCGGCAGACGGGCGGCCTCGGCATCAGCATCGCTGGAGGAAAAGGATCCACGCCTTACAAAGGAGATGATGAG GGAATCTTCATCTCCAGAGTGTCTGAGGAGGGTCCTGCGGCGAGGGCGGGGGTGAAAGTGGGAGACAAACTCCTGGAG GTAAACGGCGTAGACCTGCATGAAGCAGAGCACCACACTGCCGTGGAGGCTCTGCGGAGCTCCGGCGCCACCGTCTCCATGACAGTCCTGCGGGAGCGGATGGTGGAACCGGAGAACGCCATCACCACCACGCCGCTGAGACCCGAGGATGACTACTTCCCACGGGAGAGACGGAGCAGCGGGCTGGGCTTCAGCGTGGACGCCAGTCCACCTGGACAGCGGCAGTGCTTCTCCACCTGTCTGATCCGCAACGACAAGGGTCTGGGGTTCAGCATCGCCGGGGGGAAGGGCTCCACGCCATACCGCACGGGAGACATG GGAATCTACATCTCCCGGATAGCCGAGGGTGGAGCGGCACACAGGGACAGCACACTGCGAGTGGGCGACAGGGTGATCTCC ATCAATGGTGTAGACATGACAGAGGCCAGGCATGACCAGGCAGTAGCTCTGCTTACCGGCACCTCCCCCACCATTACACTACTGGTGGAGCGAGACCCGAATGCACCAGCGGGCTCTCCAGGTCAGAATCGGGCGCGCTCCCACTCACCTCCGCCTCCAGAGCCGTCAGATTCTCCGGACCAGGAGGAAGACGGCTTCCAGGGGAACCATTCGGGCCGGATGGAGGACGAGTACCCCATCGAG gaagtgaccctGGTGAAGTCGGGAGGCCCTCTGGGCCTGAGCATCGTCGGCGGCAGCGATCACGCCAGCCATCCTTTCGGCATAAACGAGCCCGGGGTCTTCATCTCAAAG GTCATTCCTCACGGTCTGGCGTGTCAGAGCGGACTGCGCGTTGGCGACAGGATATTGGAGGTGAACTCCACCGACCTGCGGCACGCCACACACCAGGAGGCCGTGCGCGCCCTGCTGGCCAACAAGCAGGAGATTCGGATGCTGGTGCGGAGGGACCCCTCGCCCCCTGGGATGGAGGAAATCTTCATCCAGAAGCAGCCAGGAGAGAAGCTCGGCATCAGCATTCGGGGGGGAGCCAAGGGGCACGCCGGAAACCCCTTCGACCCCACAGATGAGGGCATCTTTATTTCCAAG GTCAGCTCGACAGGAGCTGCAGCCAGAGACGGAAGACTGCAGGTCGGGATGCGGATCCTGGAGGTGAACAACCACAGCCTCCTGGGAATGACCCACACGGAGGCGGTGCGGGTCCTCCGGGCGGTCGGGGACTCTTTGGTTGTGCTGGTGTGTGACGGCTTCGACCCACGCAAGGTGGCTGCTGTGGAG GCGTCTCCTGGGATCATCGCAAACCCGTTTGCCACAGGAATCGTACGCAAGAACAGCATCGAGAGCATCTCCTCCATCGACCGGGAGCTGAGCCCAGAGGAGATGGACATTTTACAGAAG GAATCTGAGATGGTGAGAGAGACGTCACAGTGGGAGCGAGAAGAGATGGAGAAAGTG GAGCGAATGCGCTTGGAGCGCGAGGAGGCGACACGCCTGCTCGAGGAGGAGACGGAG AATATCAGCAGCGGACCTTTGAAGCTGGACTACAAAACGCTGGCTGCCCTGCCCACCACCAGCCTGCAGAAAGTCAACAGG TTCTCTCATTCTGTCATGGAGGCGCCGCTGCAGGCTGAGAGCAGAGTCCCCTTAAACCCCCCGAGCTGTGGCCTGCGGCCCGGCAGCAGTTATCCCCATGGACCCCAGGTAGCTACCAGTGACAGCGGCAGCTCCACGTCAGCTTTTGATTCAACAGTCTGTCTGgaccaggaggaggaagaggaggaggaggaatgcTTGGTGGACTCGCAGCCCATGTGCTTCAAAGAAAACCCCTTCTTAGTGGCTAATCGCAGGGGAAAGGCTCTTCCTCCCGGAGAGCAGATCCTGTCGGGGCCTCCTGTGGGCTACGGCCGGCAGGGCCAGCTGCAGCCCTGGCTGTTCAACAAG gCGCCCTCCTCCGATTACACCCGAACGGACAGCCCCGTCAGGGAGGCGCCGTACTCGCCCAGCTTCCAGCCG CCCAGCCACCACTCCTCCAGCAGCTCCCTGTGTGCAGGCAGGGAGACCCGCTTT GCAAACATTAATTTCTCCCCCAACGCCAAGGACAGCCCCCCGTCATCA ACTCGACCCGGCGCCATCCAGCCAGTGGGGCGCGTGCGGCCAGGCGCCTCCCCGTCCACGCCAGACGGACACAGCCCGAACCCATTCCAGcatgacccctcccccttcaactCCCAGACCTCT CCTCGCGCCCCCTCCCCCACTTCGCCCGATGAGTTTCCAATGAATGTCAAGCAGGCATACAAGGCGTTTGCCGCCGTGCCGCGCTCGCTGGCAGTGCTGGAGCCGCCGCAG GACCCGAACGGCGTGAGGAACAACCTCCACCCGAAGCAGCCCTCTCCAGAG CCCCACAACGAGGTGTTTGATGACGACTTGGATGGTCAGGGGGGCAGCCCCCCCCGGCCCTCCCTGTCTTCTGAGGAGTATTTGAACCTGGCAGCGGTGCCCCGCCTCTCCAGGCTGACCCAGAACCGGCAG AGTCCTTCGCCCGGCAACAAAAACAGCCCAGAGCAGCGCTCTTTCCGGGACAGGCAGAAATACTTTGAGATCGACGTGAATCAGCAGACTCCCGACAAACCCAAACCCAGAGTTTCCCTCGTCGGAGAGGACGACCTCAAGAAAATGAGAGAAGAAGAAG AGAGAAGATTTGAGCAGAGAGCAAGAGAATACCTGATGGACGACGAGGACGAAgacgatgaggaggaggacCTGGCCAAGCAGGTGGCGCAGATGAAAGCCACGGGGAAGGTGTTACTGGATGGAGTGGAATACAAGGTCGAGCCCGTTTCCTCGCCACCTCAGCACGCCTCCCCGGCACCAAACTACAGCTTTACCCCGCCAAGCCACCTCAGCGGCTCAGG GTTTTCCTCGTTCGACGCTAAGGCAGAGCCGGAGAGGAACTCGCCGGTGGACGGCTTCAGGCTGGAACAGAGGCCCAACTCTATGGCGGG TCTCATCCCAGTTTACCCCGGAGAGTCGGCGGCTCCCGTCCGCACGGCAAAGGCAGAACGGCGGCACAACGAGAGGCTCCGCATGCAGAGCCCCGAGCTGGCCGTGGCCCCCGACAAGGACCTGTCCCCCGCAGAGAAACGGGCTCTGGAGGCGGAGAAGAGGGCCATGTGGCGGGCGGCacg GCCCCTAGAGGAGGATGTTAGACAGTATGAGCAGGACCTGGCTAAAAGGCTCTATCAGGCCCGAGTGAGAGCCGCCCAGGGCGCGACCCCTCAGCCCCCCACTTCCTCCTCTGAAGCTCCTCCCCAGCTCAG AATGAAGTCTTTGGAGCAGGACGCGCTGAAGGCTCAGATGGTCATCGCCAAGTCGAGGGACAGCAAGAAGCGGGGGGCGCTAGACCAGCTGACCGAGTCCCCCTCCCCTGCCCCGACGCCCTCCCCCACACCTATGGAAG ATCTCAAACCTCGAGGGTTCACCTCACCGGGCAGACTG